In the genome of Candidatus Zixiibacteriota bacterium, the window ACCTCACTTTTAAAGCTCGTGAACGGGCTCAGGTAGCCCTTTCGGTTGCAAGACGTACGGCTCAGAACGAGGATGTAGTTGTTCGAGAACTTGAGCATGTTGAAGACCTCCTCGAACGTGCCCGAGAGTGTGCCGCTCAAACCACCGGTTCGTCATTGAAAACCCTTCACCAGTCAGCCCGCGAAAACCTGAATCAGGCCTGGCAACTATACCGCACTGGTCGTCATCAAGCGTCACTGAAACTGGCTACGCAGATCAAGAACTCCGTGAGGAAGTTCCTTCAGAATTGCCAGCGTCGCTCAAATGAAGCAACTCGCTATGACCACTGGACCGAGAGCGTTGGCGAACTCCTGAACCGGGCTCAAGAGATGGCCAGTGGTTGTGATTCCGAATCGGCGGACCAGCTCCTCGACCAGGCCCTGAAGGCACTCAGACTGTCCAAACGACTGGCTGATGAAGGCAAGTACAAGGCGGCTGAAGAGGCTGTCCTCTCGGCCCGGACAATGGCCCGCAAGGCGGTTCGGTTGTGCCAGGGAACTGATCAGATGGAGAACCGGTATATTGAACTCGGTGACCGTATTGATCGACTAGCCGAAAATGTATCGCCATCTGATGATGTCGCCCGTCTTCTCTTGGATCAAGCTCGGCAACAACTCCAGCTGGCCCGGGAACATCTTAATGAAGATCGGGGCAAAGCAGCCACGGCCGCTCTCAAGGCTGCTCAGATGACCATCGGACGACTACAACAGCACCTTGACGGAACTGACAAACTGTAAGGCGCCAGTCAGAAAGGAAATTTTGCGCTCGCGGGGACTTGCGACGAAGATATTCCTGATCCTCTCTCTTGTTGGGATTGGCGGTCCGGGACTTGAAGCCTTGGCCGCCGATATCTCATTTGAGACCGGACTGGGCTACGACTACCTGTCACAGGCCTACTTCCTTGACTCAATAGCAGTGGAGGGGTCTGACACTGTGCTTGCTGACTGGGAATTACGCTCAATCTACCTCAACGATCTCAAGACTCATCTGGGCGTCTCCTGGACCCCATCTGCCCCCGGTTTGATGGAACTAAGGTCATCCTATGAGCAAACCCGAGACTACCTGCGATTGAACCTAGCCGCCGATGTGCGGCATAAGTCCGGCAAGAATCGATTTGACGCATCAGGAGAACTGGAATGGCGCGACCGTTTCCGGGGGGATAATGGTTTTGGGGACAGCTACCTCCGGGCATATCTCCGCACTAAATTCAGGCGACAGCTCACTGGATCCATTGCTGGCGTAGTACAAATACGGACTGAGAACGTCAGTTTCCGAGATCTAAGCGAGCAGAGCTATGATTATCACCGTATTGGTGCCAAATTCGGACTTGAAAAATCCTTCGATAACTTCTCCTTCGCTGGATTGAACCTGTTTGTCTCTACCCGTCGGGTTCCGGATTCCAGCAGTCTGACCTATCTGACAACCGGAATTGAGGGGCTTTTCTTTGGTTCACTACCGACTGGAGAATTGGACCTCTCCCTGCGCCTGGAAGAGAAAACCTATAGCTACTCCAATGAGTACGATGATTATCGCCGCCTGGAGCTTTTGGCCCGCAATCGTCACCAATTGGGGCGTGACTGGCTGGCTAAACAGGAGATCGACCTGGAAGCTTCCCTCTATCGGAAAGAGAGCCTTGTCAGCCTCGACTATGTCCGGCTGGGGCTGGCGTTACTGGCCGGGATTGAAACCGGAAATCTGAGCTTGGCTATTGGTCCCGACCTGGAGCTCCTGGACGAAAAACAGGATGGACTAACGACCGGCGAAGACTACCTTGAAGCGGGCCTCAGGGTCGACCTTGACTACTTCGATACGGGGGTAGTTTTCGGCTCCATCCAGTCAATACTCGGCCGCAGGAATCTCAGCTTCGAAAATGACCTCCAAACCAATTTCACTTTCCAGCGCCTGGATCTTCTTGCCGAAATCAGGATTATTTCTGTCCTCAATCTCAGCATATTGGGCTCCGCTGAATGGGAATGGCACTCCCAGGGCCAGGGACGTACCGCCCTCTACCTCATTTCGACCGGCCTGACATACAGCTTCTAGCCAGTACATTTTTCATAGATTTGCCGCCATCACTGCACCTCACTTTGTGAATGTATTCACAAATCAAGTTGCTTGCGAACACAAATGACATTGTTTGTGAGCGTAATTGGTTTGGTTTAGTTTGTGATTACATTCACAAGACAAGTATCTGCGAACACAAATGACATTGCTTTCGAGGGTAATTGACCTGGTGTAATATGTGAATGTTTTCACAAGACGAGGGGTCTGTAGACACAAATAGCATTGCTTGCAAGCGTAATTGACCTGGCGTAGTTTGTGATTGTATTCACAAGGCGAGGTGTCTGCAAACACAAATGACATTGCTTTCGAGGGTAATTGACCTGGCGTAGTTTGTGATATCATTCACAAGGGGAGTGTCTACAAACACAAATGGCATTGCTTGCAAGCGTAATTGACCTAGCGTAACTTGTGAATGTATTCACAAGGTGACGGATCTGTAGACACAAATGGCATTGCTTACGAGCATAATTGGCCTGGCGTAGTTTGTGAATGTATTCACAATAATAGTCGTAGGGGTTCGAGTTTTATGCCGGTGGTCTTAAGGCAGAACTCTTCAGCGGTTTCGTATCCTCGGATCGGCAGAACTACTCAGGGAGGTCTGTCATGCAGAGCCTGCTTGGAGTTATTTTTAGACAGTTCTGTATGGATTATAAATGGTACAATTAGTATCGCTCTGGCCCTGAATATTGTTACTAAGCTGGCTCGTACATAAAATATAGAAAGTTTTTTCAAATTTCTCTTGACAAACTGGCAGTATTTCGTATTTTGTTGGCGTCTAGGGAAACAGTTGTGTGCTTAGTGCTTCTGTTTTGAGACCGTCGCACCTTTAGTAATGTTAAGTCTGACTTGATGTTACTTCCAACTCAAGCTCGTTAGATCGGTTTTCGTTAAGACATTGAAACCTTGATGGTTAGTTATAACCAGCTGGTTTTATTCGTCTTTTCATAAAGTTTCTTCAAAACAAACTCAGATGATTATGGCTGCGGTAGCTGCTAATTTAGCTTGGTAGTGAATGTAGTTATTTGAGATTGAGTTTGATGGGCCCCGACTCCCTTCCCTTCCGGGTAAAAGATCGGAAACGTTAGGTTAATAGTTCTGGTATATATCAGTTCTGTTTTCCTTAGATAATTGACCTTTTGTTAATAAAGGAGCATTCTAATGATGCAAAAAAGAACGCTATATTCTTTGTTGCTGACCTCCTTTATACTGGTATTTGCGTTTGCGTCGGCGTCAGCCCAAGTGGTGACGATCGAAGACAATACGGTAGCTCGCTGTCAGGCTGGTCAAGAGATCGACATTATGGTGACGAACTCTACTGACATCAGTGCTTTCGAGATCATCTTAGAAGTTGATTTCGTTATGCCTGACACTGCTTTCTTTACCGCTTTTGATTTTGTTTGGGATCCAGGTTTGACGGTATGCACAACCCGCGTGGTTGATATTACCGCTCATTATGATGGAACTCCCGATACTTTACGCATTGCTGGTATGTTAATTGCTGATGACGCTTGCCTTGTCGCTCCGACAAATGTCGTAGTTGGCAAGATAGTGTTCACCACTAATGATGTTTGCGATGGAACGATTGAGCTGAATGGTATTGACTATGTAGGATCGACTGCATGTGGTTGCGCTGTAAATGCAACCACTCAGTTTGTCGACTGTGCCACGACTGCTCTGATCACGGCTACTGTTGAAACCGGTACAGTGACGGTGCAGAATCAAGCACCGACAATCGCTGGTATCAATGATTCAACACTCCACTTTAATGAGACCTATCTTGGCCAAGCATCTGCCAGTGACCTTGATGAAGTCGCCTGTGAGGAGTTAACTTTCAGTAAGGGTACTCCCGCTCCGGCTAATCTGGTTGTTAATGGCGATGGTTCCATAAGCTGGGGTACAACCGGTCCAGACGTTGGTAGTCATGATGTTTGGGTTGTAGTCACCGACAAGTGCGGTGCTACGGACTCGACGAAGTTCGTTATCTGCGTCGAGAATACCCCACCGGTGATCACCTGTGAGGTGGACTGGGAAGATGGAGTTGATCATGTCATATGGGGTGATACAGCTACCGGTCTTGTCAGTGGTTTCGATTCTGATGGTGGACCCAATACTCTGGTGTACTCCGTAGTCAGCTTCGAATGTAGTTACGGTTGCGCGGGCGCTCCACCAACCGAACCTACGATCCATCCGGGCACTGGTATCTGGACGTGGCCTACAGTTGAAGGCGACAACGACTATATAGGCACGTGGAAACTGTGTTTGAAGGTGTCCGACGGTGGTAACCTTGATCCTCCGTGCGCTCCTGAGAATGCAGACACCTGCTGTGTCTTTATAACCGTAATTCCGACCATGTCGGTCTATATCGAGAAGACTCATAAGATCTATCAGGGCCAGTTTACGGATGTTTCTATCTATTTGGATAGCACCATTCAGCTTCCCAACGAAATGGGTGGTTTTGACTTCCTGGTTCAGTATGATGCGTCTGCGTTGACTTTCCAGTCAGCCGAACTGGGTGCCTTGCTTGACACCAGTGGCTGTGCATGGGAATACTTCACATATCGCTACGGTCCCAACGGAAACTGTGGTCCCGCTGCCTGTCCAAGCGGCTTTGTTCGCATGATAGGAATAGCTGAGACTAACAACGGTGCCAACCATCCCGAGTGCTTCAGCGGCACAGACGGCCAGTTGGTTTCGATGAACTTCCTGGTGACCAACGATCGTACCTATGAGTGCCAGTATATCCCGATCCGCTGGTCCTGGTATGACTGCGGTGACAATACGATCTCGTCAAAGAGTGGTGACACCCTGTTTATGAGTCGTTATGTCTTCGACTACTATTTCGATGGCGAAGATCCGGGCTGGATCCCGATCCATGAAACATTGATTTCTGAGTTCCCGACCAACAATGGTGCCCAGGAAGAGTGTCTAATTGGTGGTGGTCCTGACAAGCCATACCCGCTTACTTTGATCGACTTCTACAATGGTGGCGTTGATATTGCCTGTGCCGATTCGATCGACGATCGCGGTGACCTCAACCTCAACGGTCTGGCTTACGAGATCGCTGATGCGGTCTTGTACTCCAACTTCTTCGTCTACGGTCCTAGTGTCCTGGGCGAAGGTGAAGCATACCAAGCCAGAGTTGCTGCTTCCGATGCGAATGCCGACGGTATTCCGTTGTCGGTTGGTGACTTGGTTTATATGATTCGTGTCATTGTTGGTGACGCCATGCCGTATAATAAGAACGTTTCTCCGATTGCGGTTGAGATGGTTAACAACAATGGTCGCCTTTCAATCAACAGCGACGTTCCGATGGGTGCTGCTCTGATAGTAGCCGAAGGTAACGTGTCACCGGTTCTGTTAACCGAGGACATGGAGTTGCTGTATGCTTATGATGCGTCCAATGACCAGACTCGTGCGCTGGTTTACAGCCTGTCTGGTAATACCTTCACGGGCGAGTTCCTTGACGTTCAGAACGAAGTAGTAACGATGGAAATCGCTACTTTCGAGGGTCATCCGGTCAAGATCGACATGATCCCCGCCAATTTCGCTCTGGCTCAGAACTTCCCGAATCCGTTCAACCCGACGACTACCATCGCTTTTGATGTGCCGGTTGCAACCGCTTACACAATGACCATTTATAATATCAATGGTCAGGAAGTAAAACGTTTCGACGGTAATGCCGAAGCTGGTGTCTTCGAAATCGAATGGAATGCCTCTGATGTTGGTAGTGGTGTCTACTTCTACCGCCTCGAGGCTGGTGCCTTCTCTGACACCAAGAAAATGGTCCTGGTGAAATAGCAACAATTTCCTCAGGTTTCCATAAATCCCAAAAAGCCCGCCTTCAATTGGCGGGCTTTTTGGTGCTATCCCTTTGCAGCAATAAGAAGATTCCCTCGTTGCGACTGGTAGATTACGCTGGGTTAGGTGTGGTAGGCGACAGTTCCTCAAGAAGAGCAATGATCTTACTCGTATCGAAAGGTTTCTGAAGAAATCCGTCCGCTGGCATAGCGGCAGTACCGATCGCCTCAAAATTGTCGGCAAGAAACCCGGTGATGAGAATCACCGGCAAATCGGGATACTTGGCCTTGATGCGCTTTAGAAGCGCAATGCCGTCCATACCCGGCATCTTGATGTCGGCAATGACAGCATCAATCGAACCGTTCTCGAGTTCCCTCAACGCCTCCTCGCCGCCCTGGACAGCGGTCGGAGTAAAGTCATGGTAGCGCAAAGCTTCCGTGAGCGTCCGGCGGAAAAGATCATCGTCGTCAACAACCAAAACTTTTCGGATTTGCCTCTGGCACTCATCCTGGCGCCCCGCCAACGCCTCCTCAATCAACTGCTCCATGGCGGAGATTCGAAACGGCTTGGCCAGGAACCCATCAGGCGACGCCCGACCGATAATCTCAGGAGTCGCGAAACCGGTGATGAACAAGACTGGCATGTCAGGATAGTAGGATCGAACCTTTTGCAAAAGACGAATACCGTCCATCCCCGGCATCCTGATGTCGGATATCATCAGGTCATACGATTTCAGTCTCAGCTTCTTCAGCGCTTCAAAACCATCAACAGCTGCGTCGGTCGCGTACCCTGTCCCGATCAGGGTATCTACCAGAAGCTCACGGAGGTTGTGATCATCGTCTACTACCAGAATGCTGATCTTGGACTCATTCATCGTTATCAGACCCGTATAATTTCAAGCAACTGTGCAACTCTGCTGTCGAGCGTAGCCTTGTCTCCGGCTTCGACATTCAGTCTAAGCAGAGGTTCGGTATTTGAGGGGCGAAGATTAAACCAGAAGTCTTTGGCTGTGATTGTCAGCCCGTCAATAGTGTCCTGCTCGGCGTCAGCGAATGCATCACGGACCCGGTCCGTCACTTCCTCGATTGAGTGCACCCGGCTGTTGATTTCGCCTGAACGAACATACGGATCAATTTCTGCTGTCATCTCATGAAGTGGGCGATTTTCTGTCGACAGCAATTCCAGGCAAACCAAAAACGCTATCAAGCCGGAATCGGCGAACCAGTTGTCTCGAAAATAGAAATGCCCGGAGTGCTCACCACCAAAGATGGCGTTGTGTTTTTTCATCAGTGGTTTGATCAGGGCATGACCGACACGAGTGCGTACAGCCGTACCACCAAGCCTACCAACAAGTTCCGGGACAGCGTGGGAGCATATGAGATTATAAAGAATCGTTTCACCTGGATGCTTGTATAACAGCGACTTGGCCACCAGAGCCGTGACCATATCACCTCCGACCTGACGACCGTTCTTGTCAACCAGAAACATACGGTCTGCGTCACCATCAAAAGCGGCACCAAAATCGGCATCGACTTCTTCTATCCGATGGCACAAGTCCCGGAGGTTCTCCAATTCAATCGGCGAAGCGGGATGGTTAGGAAAACTGCCATCAAGATCAAAAAACAGCCTATCCACATTCACCGGCAGCCGCTCCAGAACCGGTGGAAGAGTGGTCCCAGCCATACCGTTACCGGCATCAATAACTATCCTGAAGGGCCGGATTTTGGTAACATCGACAAACGACAGACAATGGGCAGCATAATCGTCAGAGATATCTTTGCGGATGATTACACCCGGTGCCGGAGATTTTGCCATCGGATTACCGTCCTGAATGAACTTCAGGACTTGATTGAGTCCATCCTGCCCGGACAGAGGTTCGGCACCACCACGACAAATCTTGAATCCATTGTATTCTTTGGGATTGTGACTTGCGGTGATCATCACGCCACCGTCAAATCCAAACTTACCCACCGCAAAATAGAGACCATCGGTTGAAACCAGCCCGAGATCAACTGCGTCCACACCACCGTCGTTAATTCCGCGAACGAGACTCTCGAACAAATCATCAGAAGACAATCGCATATCTCGACCGACCGCAATTGATTTCGGTTTGAGCACACTGGTCAGGGCATAGCCGATCTGGTATGCAACTTCCGAATTCACTTGATTGGGTACTATTCCACGTATATCGTAGGCTTTGAAGATAGAGCTATTGATATCCATTTCTCACCTCTTTTTTATTAGAATAGAATCGATCCCGACTCCGGTCAATCTTTAACATGCGGCTACCAGGCCAAACAACTTCACTCGGGTGTTTGATACACTTAACTAGATGAATCAGATACTAGGATAGACCTTGACGTCACGACCTTCGTTAAGTATACTGTCTGTTGTGAGGGATGACGCATCCCAGTCTTATTGTCGATCGCACGACGGTTTGTCATATTTCTGTACAAGTGGTGTTCTGCCTGATGCAGGCGAGAAGCATGTGGTCTACTTCATCGGACCCGGATAATCGCCAGTTGAGAAGAGAAGACAGGCACGCGTACAACCCTGTCCGCGTGCCTGCGCAAGGGGGAAAACCCGCCCTGGCTCCAGGTAGCCGGGGCGGGCTACACGACATAAGGCCAGTATATCAACGTCCTGAGGGGCGTTCTTGTTTAGTGCCGTTCAGTAGGGCGGAACCCCCTGGTGGTTCCGCCAGGCATCGCCTGTTTTCTGGCAGGAGCGCAAAGGGCTCCTGTCCTACAATTCAGGTAAGAACCGTCGCCACCTCAGCCAGACTACGAACCACAATAGCACCCATGTTGCGCGCTAACATTGCCGCATTGGTCTCGCCCGCTTCACGATTAATCCTGAACTCGGTGGCCTCATCAGTACGAGGATCGGATGGTCGGTCGATAAGAATGGGACGTAGCCCCGACGCCAACGCCCCGGAGACATCGTTAAGGGTATCCCCCACATACACCGTATCTACAGGATCAGCATCAGTGCGCTGCAAGGCGAGGTCAAAAATGCCAGGATCGGGCTTACTGATGCCCACTTCCCCTGAGATCACAACCACGTCAAAGAACTTATCCAACCCAAACTTGGAAAGCATAACATATACTTGCGGTGGATAATCGAAATTGCTTATTAGAGCCAATATCCGATTGTTACTCAATTGGCTCAGCAGTGGTATTGAATTTGGATCTAATGAAATATATTGATGCCAGGCCTCGATTGATACTTGTGCAGCCTGGCTCAGATCGGTCTTTGACACCTCCAGACGTATGTCACGACACAGCCGCCCAATACGCCGTTCGTAGACTGTCAGTCCATCAGGTTCGATTGGTGGTTCGGGACGACTGAAAAACCCATCACAATGTTCCGCCAACCACTGTCGATCACCAGCCACGCCCTGTCCTTGGAGTGACTTGTACAGCGCGGTCAGCCAGTCCGACCAGGCGGCGTTCATATCGCCATAGAGAAGCAGCGTTCCGTATAGATCGAAGAATGCTCCGGGGGAATTCACAAACGTCCCTTGCTCTTACACATCCGGGGCTTCGTATTTCTTGACCCACGCAGAATACAACAGCATCCCGACCGCCGAGACAACACCAATTGCCGCGAACTGATACCAAAGTTCATACGGATGATAGGTATCCCAGAGCAACTTCGTTGTGTCAATGGCATCCATACCGGTCGCCGTCATCAATCTGGTCATGGCGTCCGTACGAGCAACATCCACAATTCCATAATTGTTGGCCAGGTAATCAATGGCCAGATTGGCTTTGTCGCCCATCCGGTCATATACATGACCAGCGAACAACGAACCTATTCCCCAGCCTATCCCCTGGGGAATGTTGGCATACCCCATGTACAACCCTTTCTGACCTTCGGGGGCAATAACACCGAGATACTCGTTCATTTTGGGCGACGACAACATCTCACCCACTGAAAAGACGAGAATACCGAGCATACACATGTACCCCGTGGCGGTAAACCCGGCCAGTACTAACCCAAAGGAAGCAATCGTGATTCCAATGAAAATTGAGTGAACTCGCCTCATTCGTGAGACAAGGAAATTGAGGAAAACTACGAACAGGATTATTAATCCCGGATTGGCATTGATCATCCACTCCTGCGAAAGCTGTGGTCCACGTGTTGAATTTTGTTGCAGCATGAAGTCAGGAAGATGCAGATCAGCTACTAATTTCGAACTGTCAACCCAATCGACAATAAAGTTTGGGAGCATGTCAAACAGCTGCATGAACATCAGCCAGAACCCGGACATAATCAGGATAAATACGATCAAACGCAGGTTGACTATATTCTTGAAAGTGAGGATTATAACTCGGAACGGGTTTCCCTTCTGTTCGCCGCCGGCTGATGGGTCTTTGTAGGTAAACAGCATCAACAGGTTTAGGGAGACGATAGCCGCACAACCGTAGAAAACTGCCGGCCATGAAATGCCGTACAGATAATGCGCCAGCGGTGGTCCCAGAAAGCCGCCAATGTTCACCAGCATATAGAACGTACCCCAACCCACAGATGAGTTCTTCTTAGTCAGGGACTGACACATCGTTCCCTGAACGCCGGGTTTGAAAATAGCCGTCCCGAGCGCCAGTGTGCAGCAACCGAAAAGGAAAGGATAGAACTCTGTCTGGGTAGCCATCAGGATATAGCCCAGAACCTTGATAAAAACTGAGACGGCTATTGTCTTCTTGTAGCCGTAGCGATCAGCAAACCCACCGGATACCATTGGTGTGAGTGATTGAAACAATGCCCACCAGAGGAATATTATGCCCTTGTCGGTCTGAGTGAAGTGGAGGCCACCGATTTCATCGGCCTGCGCAATATAGATCGGGATAACGACGCGCACACCGTAGTAGGCAAGACGCTCGAACATCTCCATAATATTGACCATCCAGAAAGGCCATGACAGGGATGCCATCTGGGCCATAAGCCCCGGGTTGGGATTCTGGTCGTATGCAGCGGAAGAAGCCATGAGTTTTCCTCGTGTAGGGTCGAAATATGTTCGCGCAAGAAAACACATCAAAGTAGATCGGTCAAGCCCGGCGACAAATTCAGTTATGGCGTCAGCAATTGAACTCTGCTATCTTAGATAGCTAAAGTGCTGATGAAAGGATTCTGATATTAGCCATGTCCTCCAACGATGAACCGGTTGAATTCCCGATTGACGGCACCCTCGATTTGCACCTTTTTGCCCCGGCCGATACGCTCGAAGTCGCCCTTGAGTACATTGATGTATGTTTAAAAAAAAGGCTCTCGAGCCTGCGGATCGTTCATGGAAAAGGCAAGGGTGTAAAGAGAAGGATTGTACAAAGTCTGCTTGAGAATCACCCCAATGTTGTATCATTCCGCCATGAGGGTGGCTCTGGAGGAAGTTGGGGCGCGACGGTCGTGGATTTGAAACCATTGGATGAGTAGGACGGAACACACAGCAGGCTGTGTACCACCCAGTGTAGAGAAAGTATATGCCAAATAGAGAGAGGAAAACGGATGCCTAGCACATTACGACCAATCGATCCCTGTCTCATCACCGATAACGCCTTCAAACTAATTTCCACCGACTGGATGCTTGTCACGGCCGGAAATCTCCAATCATATAATACTATGACTGCCTCATGGGGGGCATTGGGAGAACTGTGGAGCAAGAAGATAGCCATCTGTTTTGTTCGACCGGTTAGGCACACATACTCGTTCCTTGAGAAAACTGATAGCTTCACATTGACGTTTTTTGACGAAACCTACCGCGACACGCTCAAACTCTGCGGGACAAAATCAGGCCGTGATGTTGACAAGATGTCACTGCCAGGCATGACCCCCATAGAAGGATTTACTGGGTCTGTCTATTTCTCAGAGGCGAGGTTGGTGTTGGACTGCCGCAAGATTTACACCCACGATCTTGACCCGGAACATTTTCTCGACAGCAAGATACACGACGAATATCCCGACAAGGATTACCACCGGATGTACATCGGTGAGATCATACAGTGCCTGACAAGGTGATTGTATCGTCAAGTTGAGCAGACGTTTGACCGAAATCAGTCATAGTAGGTTGCCGTAGGCAACCTTCGACGAGAGCCGGGATTTAACAGGAGCCCAACGATTCTAAACGGAATACGGAGGCATAGACAGTGACGAATATCAAGTCCAAACGTGGTGTTATAGGAATACTGACCGGCGGCGGTGATGTGCCGGGGTTGAATCCGGCCATTAGAGCTATTACGATCAGAGCAATCAGAGAGGGCTTTCAGGTTATCGGGATCAGACGCGGCTGGGCGGGTCTGGTTGACCTGGTTCGTGACAAAGACGTCGACAACAGCAACTGCTTTCGTATCCTCTCCGAAGAGATCGTCAACAAGGCCGGGCGTACCGGCGGCACCTTCCTGCACAGTTCCCGTACCCATCCTGGGCATGTGGGTCTGGAGAACATTCCGGAGCATCTAAAAGACAACTATGCTTCCAAAATGAACGACCTGACGCCGGAGGT includes:
- a CDS encoding HAD family hydrolase, whose translation is MNSPGAFFDLYGTLLLYGDMNAAWSDWLTALYKSLQGQGVAGDRQWLAEHCDGFFSRPEPPIEPDGLTVYERRIGRLCRDIRLEVSKTDLSQAAQVSIEAWHQYISLDPNSIPLLSQLSNNRILALISNFDYPPQVYVMLSKFGLDKFFDVVVISGEVGISKPDPGIFDLALQRTDADPVDTVYVGDTLNDVSGALASGLRPILIDRPSDPRTDEATEFRINREAGETNAAMLARNMGAIVVRSLAEVATVLT
- a CDS encoding T9SS type A sorting domain-containing protein, with amino-acid sequence MMQKRTLYSLLLTSFILVFAFASASAQVVTIEDNTVARCQAGQEIDIMVTNSTDISAFEIILEVDFVMPDTAFFTAFDFVWDPGLTVCTTRVVDITAHYDGTPDTLRIAGMLIADDACLVAPTNVVVGKIVFTTNDVCDGTIELNGIDYVGSTACGCAVNATTQFVDCATTALITATVETGTVTVQNQAPTIAGINDSTLHFNETYLGQASASDLDEVACEELTFSKGTPAPANLVVNGDGSISWGTTGPDVGSHDVWVVVTDKCGATDSTKFVICVENTPPVITCEVDWEDGVDHVIWGDTATGLVSGFDSDGGPNTLVYSVVSFECSYGCAGAPPTEPTIHPGTGIWTWPTVEGDNDYIGTWKLCLKVSDGGNLDPPCAPENADTCCVFITVIPTMSVYIEKTHKIYQGQFTDVSIYLDSTIQLPNEMGGFDFLVQYDASALTFQSAELGALLDTSGCAWEYFTYRYGPNGNCGPAACPSGFVRMIGIAETNNGANHPECFSGTDGQLVSMNFLVTNDRTYECQYIPIRWSWYDCGDNTISSKSGDTLFMSRYVFDYYFDGEDPGWIPIHETLISEFPTNNGAQEECLIGGGPDKPYPLTLIDFYNGGVDIACADSIDDRGDLNLNGLAYEIADAVLYSNFFVYGPSVLGEGEAYQARVAASDANADGIPLSVGDLVYMIRVIVGDAMPYNKNVSPIAVEMVNNNGRLSINSDVPMGAALIVAEGNVSPVLLTEDMELLYAYDASNDQTRALVYSLSGNTFTGEFLDVQNEVVTMEIATFEGHPVKIDMIPANFALAQNFPNPFNPTTTIAFDVPVATAYTMTIYNINGQEVKRFDGNAEAGVFEIEWNASDVGSGVYFYRLEAGAFSDTKKMVLVK
- the manB gene encoding phosphomannomutase/phosphoglucomutase (converts mannose-6-phosphate to mannose-1-phosphate; the resulting product is then converted to GDP-mannose by ManC which is then used in the synthesis of mannose-containing glycoconjugates that are important for mediating entry into host cells), which encodes MDINSSIFKAYDIRGIVPNQVNSEVAYQIGYALTSVLKPKSIAVGRDMRLSSDDLFESLVRGINDGGVDAVDLGLVSTDGLYFAVGKFGFDGGVMITASHNPKEYNGFKICRGGAEPLSGQDGLNQVLKFIQDGNPMAKSPAPGVIIRKDISDDYAAHCLSFVDVTKIRPFRIVIDAGNGMAGTTLPPVLERLPVNVDRLFFDLDGSFPNHPASPIELENLRDLCHRIEEVDADFGAAFDGDADRMFLVDKNGRQVGGDMVTALVAKSLLYKHPGETILYNLICSHAVPELVGRLGGTAVRTRVGHALIKPLMKKHNAIFGGEHSGHFYFRDNWFADSGLIAFLVCLELLSTENRPLHEMTAEIDPYVRSGEINSRVHSIEEVTDRVRDAFADAEQDTIDGLTITAKDFWFNLRPSNTEPLLRLNVEAGDKATLDSRVAQLLEIIRV
- a CDS encoding flavin reductase, whose protein sequence is MPSTLRPIDPCLITDNAFKLISTDWMLVTAGNLQSYNTMTASWGALGELWSKKIAICFVRPVRHTYSFLEKTDSFTLTFFDETYRDTLKLCGTKSGRDVDKMSLPGMTPIEGFTGSVYFSEARLVLDCRKIYTHDLDPEHFLDSKIHDEYPDKDYHRMYIGEIIQCLTR
- a CDS encoding response regulator gives rise to the protein MNESKISILVVDDDHNLRELLVDTLIGTGYATDAAVDGFEALKKLRLKSYDLMISDIRMPGMDGIRLLQKVRSYYPDMPVLFITGFATPEIIGRASPDGFLAKPFRISAMEQLIEEALAGRQDECQRQIRKVLVVDDDDLFRRTLTEALRYHDFTPTAVQGGEEALRELENGSIDAVIADIKMPGMDGIALLKRIKAKYPDLPVILITGFLADNFEAIGTAAMPADGFLQKPFDTSKIIALLEELSPTTPNPA
- a CDS encoding MFS transporter, whose protein sequence is MASSAAYDQNPNPGLMAQMASLSWPFWMVNIMEMFERLAYYGVRVVIPIYIAQADEIGGLHFTQTDKGIIFLWWALFQSLTPMVSGGFADRYGYKKTIAVSVFIKVLGYILMATQTEFYPFLFGCCTLALGTAIFKPGVQGTMCQSLTKKNSSVGWGTFYMLVNIGGFLGPPLAHYLYGISWPAVFYGCAAIVSLNLLMLFTYKDPSAGGEQKGNPFRVIILTFKNIVNLRLIVFILIMSGFWLMFMQLFDMLPNFIVDWVDSSKLVADLHLPDFMLQQNSTRGPQLSQEWMINANPGLIILFVVFLNFLVSRMRRVHSIFIGITIASFGLVLAGFTATGYMCMLGILVFSVGEMLSSPKMNEYLGVIAPEGQKGLYMGYANIPQGIGWGIGSLFAGHVYDRMGDKANLAIDYLANNYGIVDVARTDAMTRLMTATGMDAIDTTKLLWDTYHPYELWYQFAAIGVVSAVGMLLYSAWVKKYEAPDV
- a CDS encoding Smr/MutS family protein, producing the protein MSSNDEPVEFPIDGTLDLHLFAPADTLEVALEYIDVCLKKRLSSLRIVHGKGKGVKRRIVQSLLENHPNVVSFRHEGGSGGSWGATVVDLKPLDE